A single Kryptolebias marmoratus isolate JLee-2015 linkage group LG7, ASM164957v2, whole genome shotgun sequence DNA region contains:
- the sepsecs gene encoding O-phosphoseryl-tRNA(Sec) selenium transferase: MNGENFTLCGKMVAPSYVRQGSQARRGHEQLIRRLLEQGKCPEEGWSESTVELFLNELAVMDSNNFLGNCGVGEREGRVASSLVARRYYRLIHGIGRSGDIAAVQPKAAGSSLLNKLTNSVVLDILKISGVRSVASCFVVPMATGMSLTLCFLTLRHRRPRAQYIIWPRIDQKSCFKSMITAGFEPVVVENVLEGDELRTDLEAVERKIEELGAENVLCVHSTTSCFAPRVPDRLEELAATCAKHEIPHIVNNAYGVQSSKCMHLIQQGARVGRIDAFVQSLDKNFMVPVGGAIIAGFDESFVQEISKMYPGRASASPSLDVLITLLTLGASGYKKYLSERKEIYSFLAQELKTLASAHGERLLHTPHNPISLAMSLDGLQASSDQAVTQLGSMLFTRQVSGARVIPLGREQVVNGHTFRGFMSHAESYPCPYLNAASAIGITREDVTLCMKRLDRCLRTLKKDGGAARSCSTGPDVDQEAPDEE, from the exons ATGAACGGTGAAAACTTCACCCTCTGTGGGAAGATGGTCGCTCCCTCCTACGTTCGACAGGGTTCTCAGGCGCGTCGGGGCCACGAGCAGCTCATCAGACGTTTGCTGGAGCAG GGTAAGTGTCCAGAAGAAGGGTGGAGCGAGAGCACCGTGGAGCTTTTCCTGAACGAGCTGGCTGTGATGGACAGCAACAACTTCCTGGGAAACTGCGGAGTCGGGGAGAGGGAGGGTCGGGTGGCGTCCAGCCTGGTGGCGAGACGATATTACAG GTTGATCCATGGCATAGGTCGGTCAGGAGACATCGCTGCTGTTCAGCCGAAAGCTGCAGGATCCAGTCTGCTGAACAAGCTGACCAACTCTGTGGTGCTGGACATCCTCAAGATTTCAG GGGTCCGCAGCGTGGCGAGCTGCTTTGTTGTTCCCATGGCAACAGGAATGAGCTTGACCCTGTGCTTCCTGACCCTTCGCCACAGGAGACCCAGGGCCCAATACATCATCTGGCCTCGAATCGACCAGAAGTCCTGCTTTAAATCCATGATCACAGCAG gttttgaACCTGTAGTCGTGGAGAACGTCCTCGAGGGCGATGAGCTCAGAACGGATCTGGAAGCAGTCGAACGAAAGATCGAGGAACTCGGCGCGGAGAACGTCCTGTGCGTTCACTCGACGACGTCCTGCTTCGCCCCTCGGGTCCCCGACAG GCTTGAAGAACTGGCCGCCACGTGTGCCAAACACGAAATCCCTCACATAGTCAACAACGCGTATGGAGTGCAGTCATCTAAATGCATGCACCTCATACAGCAG gGCGCTCGAGTGGGAAGAATCGACGCCTTCGTTCAGAGCTTGGACAAGAACTTCATGGTTCCAGTAGGTGGCGCCATAATTGCAGGTTTTGATGAGTCTTTCGTCCAGGAGATCAGCAAAATGTACCCAG GTCGAGCGTCGGCGTCACCCTCTCTCGACGTCCTCATCACCCTTCTCACTCTGGGAGCCAGCGGCTACAAGAAGTACCTGTCAGAAAGAAAG GAGATTTACTCGTTCCTGGCTCAGGAGCTGAAGACCCTGGCTTCTGCGCACGGGGAGAGATTGCTTCACACCCCCCATAATCCCATCTCTCTGG CCATGTCTCTAGACGGTCTCCAGGCCTCCAGCGACCAGGCGGTGACTCAGCTCGGCTCCATGCTGTTTACCCGACAAGTGTCAGGAGCCAG GGTGATACCGCTTGGCAGGGAGCAGGTGGTAAACGGACACACGTTCCGCGGCTTCATGTCGCACGCCGAGTCGTACCCCTGCCCTTACCTGAACGCCGCTTCTGCGATCGGCATCACTCGGGAGGACGTCACCCTGTGCATGAAAAGGCTCGACAGGTGCCTGCGGACGCTGAAGAAGGACGGCGGCGCGGCGAGAAGTTGCTCCACGGGGCCCGACGTCGACCAGGAGGCGCCGGATGAAGAATGA